The Terriglobales bacterium region CTAGCGATCACCTGCATGCAATACGCTGTATAGGCGTAGACCAAGGCGGCAACTAACCATCCCCAAGGGCCATGCAGACACTCGAGGGCCAGCAGGCATTCGGTGTCGGTTGCCTGCTCGAAGAAGGCGAACGTCGTCATCAAGGCGTCACCGGCGAAAGGAGGACATACTACGTGATGCTGACTTCTTCGTAGGTGCCGTAGACCTGGCGGAGGGCGTCGCAGATCTCGCCGACGGTGGCGTAGGCGCGGACGGCGTCGACGATGTAGGGCATGGTGTTGGCGTCGGAGATCTTGCCGTCGGCGCGGGCTTCGGGCTCGTGTGACGCCGCCTTCTTCAGCGCGTCGAGGCGGCGCTGGACTTCGGCGTTGTCGCGCTTGGCGCGCAGCGCTTTGAGCTTTCTCGTCTGCGCCTCGCGGACTTCCTCGCCGATATAAAGGATGGGCGGCAGGTCTTCCTCGACCACGAAATCATTGGCGCCGACGATGACCTTTTCTTTCGCCTCGACGGCGCGCTGGAACTGGTAGCTGGCCTCGGCGATCTCTTTCTGCGGGTAGCCGCGCTCGATGGCCTTGACCATGCCGCCCATGGCGTCGAGCTTCTGGAAGTAATCGAACGCGCCCTGCTCCATGTCGAGCGTGAGCTTCTCGAGGAAGTAGGAGCCGCCGAGCGGGTCGACGGTCTGGGCGACGCCGGACTCGTAAGCGATGATCTGCTGGGTGCGGAGCGCGATGCGCGCGGCCTCGGCGGTGGGCAGGGCGAGGGCTTCGTCGTAGGAATCGGTGTGCAGCGACTGCGTGCCGCCGAGCACGGCGGCGAGGGCCTGGAGGGCGACGCGCGCGATGTTGTTCATGGGCTGCTGCGCGGTGAGCGAGACGCCGGCGGTCTGGGTGTGGAAGCGCATCAGCATGGTGCGCGCGTTCTTCGCGCCGAAGCGGTCCTTCATGAGGCGGTACCAGACCTTGCGCGCGGCGCGGTACTTGGCGATCTCCTCGAAGAAATCGTTGTGCGCGTTGAAGAAGTAGGAGAGGCGGGTGCCGAACTCGTCGACGTCGAGGCCGCGGCGGCGGGCCCACTCGACGTACTCCACGCCGTCGT contains the following coding sequences:
- a CDS encoding methylmalonyl-CoA mutase family protein — protein: MADKKPTKLADSPIADVFDGRHPSASEKEWAEKTLAPSLERSPEKPIGAPGGVNQDDHGHARFSTISNYPVRRLYTQADLPEDWSYEKYLNYPGQPPYTRGIHATGYRGRLWTMRMFSGFASPEETNERYKYLLEHGTGGLSVAFDLPTLMGYDSDHMMSEGEVGKCGVAIDSLEDMEILFNGIKLQDITTSMTINSPASVLWAMYLVVAEKQGADWRKLGGTIQNDILKEYIAQKEYIYPPAPSMRLVIDTFEFGSKFVPKWNTISISGYHIREAGSTALQELAFTIYDGVEYVEWARRRGLDVDEFGTRLSYFFNAHNDFFEEIAKYRAARKVWYRLMKDRFGAKNARTMLMRFHTQTAGVSLTAQQPMNNIARVALQALAAVLGGTQSLHTDSYDEALALPTAEAARIALRTQQIIAYESGVAQTVDPLGGSYFLEKLTLDMEQGAFDYFQKLDAMGGMVKAIERGYPQKEIAEASYQFQRAVEAKEKVIVGANDFVVEEDLPPILYIGEEVREAQTRKLKALRAKRDNAEVQRRLDALKKAASHEPEARADGKISDANTMPYIVDAVRAYATVGEICDALRQVYGTYEEVSIT